A region from the Phaenicophaeus curvirostris isolate KB17595 chromosome 28, BPBGC_Pcur_1.0, whole genome shotgun sequence genome encodes:
- the SLC39A3 gene encoding zinc transporter ZIP3 — translation MKIVVAKVLCLLGIFILMLAGSLLPVKIIEADYEKAHRSKKVLALCNSFGGGVFLATCFNALLPAVREKLSDVLKQGNVTTDYPVAETIMMVGFFVTVFVEQLILTFQKEKPAFIDLETFNAGSDVGSDSEYESPFIASSRGRTLYSEHGHHSHSHGLNIQELSHSSPLRLIGLVFALCTHSIFEGLALGLQEEGGKVISLFLGVAIHETLVAVALGVSMAKASLPLKDAVKVAVTVSLMIPLGISIGMGIESTQNAASNITSLLLQGIAGGTFLFITFFEILAKELEDKNNRLLKVLFLVLGYAALAGLIFFKW, via the exons ATGAAGATTGTGGTGGCCAAAGTACTGTGTCTGTTGGGCATCTTCATCCTCATGCTGGCTGGGTCCCTCCTCCCTGTCAAGATAATTGAGGCCGATTATGAGAAGGCTCATCGCTCCAAGAAGGTTCTTGCCCTCTGCAATTCGTTTGGAGGAGGGGTCTTCCTGGCCACCTGCTTCAATGCTTTGCTGCCGGCTGTGAGAGAAAAG CTCAGTGACGTCCTCAAGCAGGGGAATGTGACCACGGACTACCCGGTGGCCGAGACCATCATGATGGTTGGCTTCTTTGTGACCGTCTTTGTGGAGCAGCTCATCTTGACCTTCCAGAAGGAAAAACCCGCCTTCATTGACTTGGAGACCTTCAATGCTGGTTCAGATGTCGGGAGCGACTCCGAATACGAGAGTCCCTTCATCGCATCTTCCCGAGGGCGCACGTTGTACAGTGAACACGGTCACCACTCCCACAGCCACGGGCTGAATATCCAGGAGCTCTCCCACTCCAGCCCCCTGCGGCTCATCGGGCTGGTGTTTGCGTTGTGTACACACTCCATTTTTGAGGGGCTGGCCCTGGGCTTGCAGGAGGAGGGTGGAAAGGTCATCAGCCTGTTCCTAGGGGTTGCCATTCACGAGACACTGGTCGCGGTGGCGTTGGGCGTCAGCATGGCCAAGGCCTCGTTGCCTCTGAAGGACGCCGTGAAGGTGGCTGTGACAGTGAGCCTGATGATTCCTCTGGGAATTAGCATTGGGATGGGGATTGAGAGCACCCAGAATGCAGCCAGCAacatcacttccctgctcctgcaaggCATCGCAGGGGGCACTTTCTTGTTTATCACCTTCTTTGAGATCCTCGCAAAGGAGTTGGAAGACAAGAACAACCGTCTCTTGAAGGTTCTCTTCCTGGTGCTGGGCTACGCGGCTCTGGCTGGGCTGATTTTCTTCAAGTGGTGA